The window AGTGATAAATGGATTGTTGCATGAGTTAATTCTGCCATTTTAATTACTGAGATTGTTCATGAAACATGTTTGTGATGATTTTGAGGTTTAATAGATATGTTACACTTGTTTTGGGTTTAAATAAATACGTTTGTGTATAAGTATGCATTATTGAAAtgttattatgaaccactgtgtGGCAATGTAAATTATTTCTCTTTGATATTAGAAGATGCTAATTTTTCAGCTCAATTTAAGATTGGTAGTGTGAGTTGTTAAGTGTGTGTTGTTTATTCTCGGTTGCAGTTCCTAGGAACTTCAGATTGCTGGAGGAACTTGAACGCGGAGAAAAAGGTATTGGAGATGGCACAGTTAGCTATGGAATGGATGATGGAGATGACATTTACATGCGCTCTTGGACTGGAACCATCATCGGCCCCCACAATGTAAATAGCTATGTTGCCGCATTACTTCAATTTTTCCTTTTGTATGTGTGCATTTCAGCTTATTTTGTTTAAACTATTGAATTAACATGAAgcaattagcttaatcctcaatGCTAGAATCAATTAAAGTGTGGAAGTTAGACTTTCTAAAATTTGAGACCTTACTCGCAGCTCTTAGCAACGGAGCATGTGTTTGTGCAAGATTCAACTACCCTGTCTATCTTTCTGAAACTTAAGTATGCATGATGACGTTGATGACTGCTAACTTATAATTGGTAGTGTTATTGATAATAGAATGACATAgtgtatcatatatatatatatatatatatatatatatatatgaccttTTGTTGGGGTGTTGGATCGTTGCTATTGCCTGATTAATGTAGCGTATTTGCTCCAGTTGTAGAGAATTCTAGATTATAAGCTATTTATCTATCTATAAATTTCAAAGTTTAATTTAAGTAcatctttttctctgtaatttacTTGAAATAATTgtgtaatttttcaattttttttctctgttAGACTGTTCATGAGGGAAGAATTTATCAGTTGAAGCTGTTCTGTGACAAAGACTACCCAGAAAAGCCCCCAAGTGTTCGGTTTCATTCAAGGATCAACATGACTTGTGTTAATCATGAAACTGGAGTGGTATCATTTATAATTCCATACATGCTTTCAGCTTTTAAATATTTCTTGTTTAGAGCATGATGTTTTCTGATACATAAACTATGCTTACTACGACGTTTTCCACTTGAATTCTCTTTCGATAACTTTGAGATGAATGATAGCATATAGTTCTAACTAATGAGAGGAATATCGAAATATATTCCTCCTTCCCGGTGATGAGAAAGTGCAGGGTTGCCTCATCCCCATCCCTTATCACTTACGGTTTATACATGGTTTTCTGATTTAACGAACTTGATGGCAAATTTTCTTTGTAGCAAGATTTATAGACTTGTGAATGAAAACAGGTTGAACCAAAGAAATTCGGCCTTCTCGCAAACTGGCAAAGAGAGTACACTATGGAGGACATACTTACCCAGCTGAAGAAGGAAATGGCCGCCCCTCATAACCGGAAGCTTGTCCAGCCACCAGAAGGCACCTACTTTTAGCGTCCAAGGTCGCATATAGATGTCGGGATCATATTGCATTCGCAGTATGCAATATATAGTGTGTCATGCCTTTTGTGGATCATTCTGAATTCAAGATCATATTAGGGGAATGCCCCCCTCCCCAACCTCCCAAAAAAAAAGCTTCATATTTTCCCTCCCATGGCTTCAGAGTTGTTTTTAATTATCTTTGTTAACTGTGCTGAAGGGGATGCTGTttgattaaaaaaacaaaaaatcaaaactgTGTGTGTCAAATATTGAAAGCAACTCTTTTTAAGTAGTAATGTTCCCTTCGGATTAATGCTTTCAATTTTccgcttttattttctttctttctttatttttatgcatTGTAACATGTAAGTAAGCTGAAGCCAAATGGAAAAGGGGCTATTTCGATTTAGGATGGATTTGTTGCTTACTCATATATGAGGAGAAAATCGTGCATGCTCTTAAGACGTTAGAGTATATTTAACAAGTGTTTCAAACTTTTGAGTATGTAGAGCCACTTGTTTGAGATTCTATGTACTCATTTCTATTATTTAAATTTGGCAATGTGATCCTTGAAGAGGATAATAGCCATTGGTGTTTGAATTGAGTTCTATCCTACTCAAGAGATGTCACTTAGACTTTTGGATTAAGTAATCTCACTGTTAACTAAAGAAAAAATTTAACTCATTCTCTTAATAGGATATTgtgttgatttatttattatttgatggTGAATTTTATGATGTAGAAAGAAAGATTCTTCTACATGTATGTTTGTATTGTCAAAAGGGTAGTGTAACAAGTGTTTAGAAAAAGAGTAAATCAAGAGACAAGATTTGACATGTAATAAGGAAAATGTAGTGTATTTTGTCTTATGTAACATGTAaataatgtattaattaaataggttaattatatttatgttaattaattattaaagataATATTAGACCTTgtatggtttttttatttttggattttttgaatgtaggctctcttttttcaaaaatattaactttacacacaaaaattattaatatttatttattttaatatatattttttttcttttttgatgacTTAGATATATTcagtttcacaaatataaaaatgtatttacatattttaaccaacaaaaaaCATATAATTTTACGTATTTACATACATTTAAATTAAtggtaatatttatatatatttaatttaaatattatatcaatgtatCTGTCAATATTACTCTGGGTACAtatagatatttataaaaaaaatattattcaaacatCATATATTCTTGACATCTTATAAAAAtagtttgttattaattatttatatatttaaattttttaattaataaaacaaaaaaattatatttaattatttaaaaatattgatgtcAAAATAACATTTGTAATATTGTCATTTTTATGGTGTAAAAAGAGAGAATATATATTTTGGGAGAGTtgaatttttttaagaatgaaaattATAATAAGAAATTTTGGTTTTTGTTATAAaggtaaattaaaaataaatttaattttaatatagtgttagtataaaataattttggtCTTAGTGGCTTTATTGGGCCAGGTTGAACCCAATTGCTTTTGGCGTGTACTAGGGCTTGTTGCAGATGTTTTGCCACGTTCCTTTTAGAGAGTGGATTAGATCCTAACTTTATGTAACAGTGaagttggtctagtggttagtttATAAACAAGtattatgaatttaaattttgtcttaTGCATACAGTAATTTATTAGTTATCGATAAATCCTTAAATGGCTCAGGATTCGGTGGTC is drawn from Arachis hypogaea cultivar Tifrunner chromosome 12, arahy.Tifrunner.gnm2.J5K5, whole genome shotgun sequence and contains these coding sequences:
- the LOC112728803 gene encoding ubiquitin-conjugating enzyme E2 variant 1C, which encodes MTLGSAGSSVVVPRNFRLLEELERGEKGIGDGTVSYGMDDGDDIYMRSWTGTIIGPHNTVHEGRIYQLKLFCDKDYPEKPPSVRFHSRINMTCVNHETGVVEPKKFGLLANWQREYTMEDILTQLKKEMAAPHNRKLVQPPEGTYF